Below is a genomic region from Ascaphus truei isolate aAscTru1 chromosome 8, aAscTru1.hap1, whole genome shotgun sequence.
CTGGGGACTCAGCCCAAGTCTCCACTCGGAGGGTTGCCCATTTAAAACAGGATACATTCAGTTAATGGTGCAGTCCAGCAGAAATTGATTCATTTACCTACAAAGAGATTTCTGCTAGCGACTGTCAGTGCAAATATAACGCTTAGAACTTGCGGTTCTAACATTCCTATTTATCAGGGAATCTCTCTTGAATTTCCCGATCACATTGTGTTTGAAATGCTTCATTCATTCCATTTGGgaatgagtaaaaaaaaaaaaatgtctgattAAGACATGGATACTACAGGAGAGATTCACTAAATTCTGATAAGGGGTATCTGAGTTTGTTCCCACATtgactgccattcaagtcaatggcagtaaaCTCGAGATAGAGCTCTGATATCCCTTATCCTAATAGTATGGGCAGAATAAAGAGGGGATGATTTCAGAGATATATGCAGGGgcacaaatatacaaaaataaagaGTTTGTACAATCCCCAGTTAATTTGCAAAAAAATGTCCTTTTCCCATTCATGGCAGTAGTGACCCAAAATGGGCTCATACTCTTTTGGCCGAGTGGACAGGAAACAAAAGAACATGCCTCAATGTACAGAAAATGATGCCTTGTACCTCCCAGTGTCCTTTTTGGTgcgtgtgttttttgttttacctGTCCTGCGAGGTTTGCCCTCCCAAAGCCTGGGTGTCGTGCCCTGTTGGATGCTTCTGTTTGGGGCATCTTTTCCTTCTGCCGCGCTGCGTGAGAACGCCGTGTGGTAGGCGCCTGGGGTTACGGTGTTGCACGCTATGCAATGGGTGTCTCAATGGGTCTCCTGGATTACAGCTGCATTTGTGAATACCTTTGTCATTAAGGATGAATTTAGAGTGCAAGCACAACAAAGATCTACTTCGCAAACAACTTTGGACCTGGAAGAAGATTCAGAGGGTCCCTCTGAACAAGAATATTTACTGCTAACTGGCCAGGAATATTTTGTTCTATCGCTCGGAACAGCTTGATCCCAGTAAGGTGCTTTTTAGGACAGATCAGATGGAAGATTTGATCAAGTCAATCACTTCTTAGTTAGGGATTCCAGAGTTAGTACAAGATGGGTTACTGCAATACAGTATTTCCGGTCTGAAGATTCGCAGAAGAAATGAGCACATTTTTGGTGCATAaggtaataaaatatattattgctAAGGAATGGGATCCTCAAGCCTGATACATGGTTTTGCTAGAACCGATTTATTGTATCAGGTATCTCTACCACTGCCTCACAATGTTAGTTGGTAACATCACTCTGAAGACCTGTACACCCTGTATCTGCCAGTTCTACCACTCTTGGGCAGTTCCTAGTGGTATACATCATGTGGCAGCAGCTATATTGCACCCTCTCATCTAGTCAGACTGACGTTGGTCTGAGCAGTACCCCGATCTTAGTTTCACATTGCTGGCTAATCTATCTGCATTCACACCTATTTTACCCCAGCAGAGTGTAGTTTCTCCCTGTTtgattttttgtttgtatttgtccTTGTCTGTGTCCTTATGATTGGCCACTTTTTGTCCTCGCCAATCAtctatttttaattttactttgaatttaataaaatattttatactaATTTTAATATTCACTACTCTCACTATTATTACATAGTACCTCTAGGGATTCCGTCCTATGCAATTCTATATATTATTATCCCTCTTTGCACCGTACTTAATCGCTGACGTAAGagctttctctcttcccctccccatacccATATAATTTTCTATTTCAGGGAAATTAAACATAAAGGAGGGAATCCCTGATGAAGGTGGTCAGCCCCGAAAAGTTGTATTTTTGTGACTTATTTTTAGTAATTAAATGACTGTTTTGCATGAATTCCATTGCATCTCTTTTGTGGTGTGCACAGCTCCCCTATTTTCCATATTTCAGGGAAAGCCATGATATGCCGTCAGAAAATGTATCTGTATATTACAAGACCAGGAGAGTGGTCCTTCAAGGAAGACCTTCTCCAGCAAATAACATGGTGGGGGTCACCTCCGGGGAGATCTCTTAAATTGGGCGACTGCTCAGAGAAAGTACATGATTGTAATTGTGAGCAAGGAGAGCATAGTATACAGACGTGGTCAACCTAGCAATAGACGAGCTTGGCGTCTTTCAGTAGTTAAAAATCTGTCGCAAGACCCAGTCCTACATCCAGCAGAATTGGCATTAATGGCGTGGAAAGGGGCATCTTGAAACATAAATGTATAAAATATTCTGAATTTCCTGCATCTGGGTTTTATTAAAGGTCCATCACAGGGCTTTCACATACTGTAGCAGCTCTTGGAGCACTTACTAATGTAGCAAGTCGTCAGGTGTTTTGTCCAAGCAGTTAACAAGCTGAGACCGCATCTGAGAACCTTTTGTGTCATCATAGGATCTTAACCTAGCCTTAGAGAACGTTATAGATTAGCCATTAGAGAGCTATTGTTTTCCCCACACATCTTGTTTACAATTACTTTTCATGTACAACAGAGAACAAAGTATAGCACGTACAATGTattgcaactttttttttaatatatatttttattattatctaaAGCTTCTTACATGAAAAGCCTTCCTTGTGGCAAGAACTTCTGCCAGGAGAGTGAACAAGATACAGACATTGGCCTATAATatgcaaaaaagagaaaacacagtgcacgactctcatagtgtagtaaagtaattatattgtgacaatattaaaatgtaaatgattgcacgtacaagataaattaatcataaaagcaggacatgtttagggtacatgtttcCACTCTGGAGATTGATGACTTGCTTCGTGAGGATCCCTCAgcatacactccttctggtccggGCAGGAAACTTAACCCCAGTTGCAGCAAGAGTATCCAATCACGTTAGTGTAGCAAAAATTGAGACTATAATTGTCTTCATTAAACAAATGTTTTGGTTTCTTTTGGAAATGATGAAACATATCATTTTTATCAGGCCTCTGAGTGATTGCTTGTTAAGCAAGTTTTTACTCAACCAAACCACTTGGACCCTGtcgccaataaagataagggagaggagaggggaggtctTTGTGCAatataatacatatttaaaaaaaaataattatagttTGATAGTTGTAATTATAAATGTCAACCGTCTAGATTTAACTCCTTAAAAGACATTACTGCCATTGGTTAActtcttgtatttattttttaagtacttTTTCCATTTTTATGACTTTGACAGACTGCACAAAGCATTAACAAGTAACCAATTgtcagttttatttattttttattcataattTTAGATGACTCTACAGTTGAAACAGCAGAAGAAGCAGTTGAACCACCTGAAGCAGACATCAACGAACTTTGCAAAGATATGTTCAATAAAATGTCCTGTTATCTCACAGGGGAACTGATATGTAAGTTACGCacagacataaaaaaaaattttttcagTGAAACGTGCAAAACGAAGTGAGTTTAAGCTTTTGCATCTGTGTGATATAGAGATAAGTAAACTACAAatcaagcgctcaacctattgttaATGTGATATGTACAGTATCTTAATACTAtacaataaattataataaaacaaaatgtgaCAAAATAATATATCCAAACTATTCAAGGATACACAATTAGCACAAAAGCCCAACAACCACCAAGATAAGAGAGGAGATGAGGGAAGACAGGAGGCTGCCTAGGACTAAATATCAAGCCTTTCCATATAGCTATACACAAACTGATAATATAGAGAACagagtccttggcgcactatcaagtgcgtgaACCTGATACAATGTTCCTGGTCCTGTGTCTGAAAGGTACAGTTCTTAGATTTTCACAGGTGATCCTCCTGGTTTTCTCACGATGGTAAGTATATCTTGGGTTCCCGTgttcctgtttttttctttttcctccttcctcctctttttttccctctgaATACTCTGTTCTTTTCTGCCTTGTAGAGCGAGGTGTGTCTTGCCTCCCTATGAGATTGTTTGTCTCGCTGTTCCTCTTTGTAGGGAAGTCGTGCTCCCTGTCGTGATATGGTGTTGGTAGGTAAAATAGCAATTTGATCATAAAATGATCCACGCCGACAAACAGAAGCTTCGTGGCTGGAACAGTACACCCCGTCCGCTCTCCCAGCTGATCGTTCTTCCCGTCCCCGGATGACGTCAGACGACGGGTGCCGCGCTTGGACAAACAACAGGTCGCGCTGCAATCAGCCTTCCTCTTGGTAAAGGATACAGgatacactcaacgcgtttctcctctgctgaggtttcatcaggagtgaaaCCTCAGCAGAggagaaacgcgttgagtgtatcCTGTACCAAGAGGAAGGCTGATTGCAGCGCGACCTGTTGTTTGTCCAAGCGCGGCACCCGTCGTCTGACGTCATCCGGGGATTCCACCGGAACAGACACAGACGGGAAGAGCGATCAGCTGGGAGAGCGGACGGCGTGTACTGTTCCAGCCACGAAGCTTCTGTTTGCCGGCGTGGATCATTTTATGATCAAATTGCTATTTTACCTACCAACACCATATCACGACAGGGAGCACGACTTCCCTACAAGGAGGAACAGCGAGACAAACATAGGGAGGCAAGACACACCTCGCTCTACAAGGCAGAAAAGAACagaggattcagaggaaaaagaggaggaaggaggaaaaagaaaaaaacaggaacACGGGAACCCAAGATATACTTACCATCGTGAGAAAACCAGGAGGACCACCTGTGAAAATCTAAGAACTGTACCTTTCAGACACAGGACCAGGAACATTGTATCAGGTtcacgcacttgatagtgcgccaaggactctGTTCTCTATATTATAATTTTGCATCTGTGTGTTTGATCCCCCTCTCCACTATCATCTATAATGAAACATACAGAAGGTGGCTAAATGGGGATAGAATTATTTTGTACAAATGTAGCCCTAGATATTAACAGGAGACAGGTACGGGCAATATAATAAGTTCCCCAGCCTCTTGCATGTTCTACGGCATAAAGTATCCAGAACAGAAAAGACGCTACAGTCAGGCCTGTATTTAGGCATAGGCCTACCTTGCCTGCTCCTGGCGTGGCAAGTTTCAGGGTGGGGAGAAGGGGCCGGTgctgtggttacagaggccccgctctcttcccaaccacaatgaaactgattgccgggggagagcgtggggcctctgtaaagggctcttaccttctcctgcagCGTTGCCCTCCTCCttttgcagcgtcaaatgacgttgcaagACGTCCTGGTTGTCATGGAAACGCGTCAGGACGCTGCAAGAGGAGGCGGCAAAAAGGCAAGTGCCTATGGGCAGGAAAAACCTAAAACCGGCCCCCGGCTACAGAAGATGTCGTCAAATCTCTATCTGATCACTTGTTCATAACAAACATTAAAAGTCTGAGTAGAGCTGTTTATTccagtaaaataaatataaacggTAGATATGCATTCACAAAAAGACCCCCCAGTTCAATGTTACTGTGACTGGCAGGGATTCGCTCAATAATAAAGTCACTAATGATGTTCCAACCTCTTGTTGATGCTCCGGGAACACTAGAGAGACCTATGTTAATAGAGCACTTCGTTTGGGATCACTGTTCACACCCGAATAATTCATTTGAGAAGTTGGTGGCACTGCCTATTTTTGACTGTCTACAaccggggtggccaactccagtcctcaaatatCAATGTGTTTTGGGGGTTTATTAGTTATTACAgtagttctcaactccagtcctcaagacccctgaacagctttcgggatatccctgtgtcagcactggtggctcagtcgactagccatctgattgagccacctgtgctgagcagggatatcccaaaagcctgacctgttggtagctcttgatgactggagttggctacccctgttttACAAGAAGCCCTTACAGACCTGTCCTATACCCTTTTTGTATTTCAGCCACCAGTGAAGACTACAAACTCCTGGAAAATATGAATAAGCTTACGTGTTTAAAGTACATGGAAATGAAGGACATTTCTGTAAATATAAGTCGAAATCTAAAGGACTTAAACAAAAAATGTAAGTTAAGAACtggaagtatgtatgtatatcttttatatagcaccaaaagtgtactcagcgcttcacaagaatacagtacagggaattatagtaatacaataagcgcagcaaaatcagacaataggaaagaaaatccctgccccg
It encodes:
- the BLOC1S2 gene encoding biogenesis of lysosome-related organelles complex 1 subunit 2 isoform X2, yielding MAELGGQENPPLTTMPIAPTVSQPAASQDDSTVETAEEAVEPPEADINELCKDMFNKMSCYLTGELISTSEDYKLLENMNKLTCLKYMEMKDISVNISRNLKDLNKKYASLQPYLEQINQIEEQVASLENAAYKLDAYSKRLEAKFKKLEKR
- the BLOC1S2 gene encoding biogenesis of lysosome-related organelles complex 1 subunit 2 isoform X1, whose translation is MAELGGQENPPLTTMPIAPTVSQPAASQGKLNIKEGIPDEDDSTVETAEEAVEPPEADINELCKDMFNKMSCYLTGELISTSEDYKLLENMNKLTCLKYMEMKDISVNISRNLKDLNKKYASLQPYLEQINQIEEQVASLENAAYKLDAYSKRLEAKFKKLEKR